The Sediminispirochaeta smaragdinae DSM 11293 genome has a segment encoding these proteins:
- a CDS encoding glycerol kinase 5, with product MDSEQRFLLAFDAGGTTIRAIIYKEDGDELARAFRTTSEIRSEQGAVEHDPEELFQALLAAGREVLSKAAIPPEKIAGAGITVQRATFCLWDKKSGKPQCNFISWSDVRAGDKAFKMNRSCIWNGMKIAAAVGGFITRSPMLTATGMLSFVTDHVLVRLCWLFEQRPDLRQAAKRGDLLFGTIETWFLYRLTGNRVHATDTSNAAATSLYNPFEMKWNAIFCRLFSIPMRMLPEVKNSADQFGFTDPSCFGAPIPITALIGDQMAALFGHGCFTPGDVKISQGSGSFVDINVGRRGKVSRRGLFPLIAWTLRGKPVYMLEGSVATAGRLIDWLGNGIGLSDTPAVLNDFASQCDDTEGVVFVPTAAGIRFPYFNPKARGTIFGLSLSTHRRHVARAVLEGIAHRVVDILEGIEKDTGMSIRRIKVDGGVSRSNVLLQAIADLSGHEVERPDETDMTARGTAALAGLGAAVWKDVEELGSMARSYEHFHPRFDHNQRREKRRRWNEALNTLVKFYH from the coding sequence ATGGATAGCGAACAACGATTTCTTCTTGCTTTCGACGCAGGAGGAACGACGATACGGGCAATTATCTATAAAGAAGACGGGGATGAGCTTGCCAGAGCCTTCCGAACAACCAGTGAGATACGGAGTGAGCAAGGTGCTGTCGAGCACGATCCTGAGGAACTTTTTCAGGCTCTGCTGGCCGCCGGGCGGGAGGTCCTTAGCAAGGCGGCCATTCCTCCCGAAAAGATAGCAGGGGCAGGCATTACCGTTCAACGGGCCACCTTTTGTCTCTGGGATAAAAAAAGCGGAAAGCCGCAATGTAACTTTATCAGCTGGTCGGATGTCCGCGCCGGGGACAAGGCCTTCAAAATGAACCGATCATGCATCTGGAACGGCATGAAAATTGCCGCTGCCGTGGGCGGGTTCATTACCAGAAGCCCAATGCTTACGGCAACCGGCATGCTCTCTTTCGTTACCGACCATGTTCTGGTGAGGCTCTGCTGGCTTTTTGAACAGCGTCCGGACCTGAGGCAGGCGGCAAAACGAGGTGACCTGCTTTTCGGGACCATCGAAACCTGGTTTCTCTATCGCCTTACCGGAAACAGGGTGCATGCCACCGATACCAGCAACGCTGCGGCAACCAGTCTCTACAACCCCTTTGAGATGAAGTGGAACGCCATTTTCTGCAGGCTTTTTTCCATTCCCATGAGGATGCTGCCCGAAGTCAAAAACTCGGCGGACCAATTCGGCTTTACCGATCCATCCTGCTTCGGTGCGCCCATTCCCATAACCGCGCTTATAGGCGATCAAATGGCGGCCCTTTTCGGTCACGGATGCTTCACCCCCGGCGATGTAAAAATCAGCCAGGGAAGCGGCAGCTTCGTGGATATCAACGTAGGCAGGCGGGGAAAGGTCTCCCGCAGAGGTCTTTTTCCCCTGATTGCCTGGACCCTAAGGGGAAAACCGGTATATATGCTCGAAGGATCGGTAGCAACGGCGGGAAGGCTGATCGACTGGCTGGGAAACGGGATAGGGCTCTCCGACACACCCGCGGTGCTCAACGATTTCGCCTCCCAGTGTGATGATACCGAAGGGGTCGTCTTTGTGCCGACCGCTGCGGGCATCCGGTTTCCCTACTTTAATCCGAAGGCACGGGGAACCATCTTCGGACTTTCCTTGTCGACACACCGCCGTCATGTTGCAAGGGCCGTACTGGAGGGAATCGCACACAGGGTTGTCGATATTCTCGAGGGAATCGAAAAGGATACCGGTATGTCGATTCGCCGGATCAAGGTAGACGGCGGAGTGAGCAGAAGCAATGTCCTTCTTCAGGCAATTGCCGACCTCTCCGGTCATGAAGTTGAGCGCCCCGATGAGACCGATATGACGGCCCGGGGAACCGCCGCTCTTGCTGGTTTGGGGGCGGCGGTGTGGAAGGATGTGGAAGAACTGGGAAGCATGGCGAGGAGTTACGAGCACTTTCATCCTCGTTTCGACCATAACCAGCGGAGGGAAAAACGAAGACGCTGGAACGAGGCTCTTAATACCCTTGTTAAGTTTTATCATTAG
- a CDS encoding FecR family protein: MKSIVRIILLSLSMLLFTVTALSAENAVVEKVSGKVELQKNGGSWEALSAGDEIPLGATISTGFRSEALLQIGAATLEVKQLTRMRLDELIQKEGVVKTDLFLRVGRVKTEVKHTEGLQQDFRLRSPVSTAAVRGTSFSFDGSNLQVFTGLVALTNTLNQVARVAAGENSSTDGFSLPPEGVEALEQMFNVSINTSQIEEQLESLLPSLDLTSTGSVTINWTYSSPQ; this comes from the coding sequence ATGAAATCCATCGTTCGTATTATTCTACTTTCGCTCTCTATGTTGCTTTTTACGGTAACGGCCCTCTCCGCGGAGAACGCCGTCGTCGAAAAGGTTTCCGGAAAGGTCGAACTGCAAAAGAATGGAGGAAGCTGGGAGGCTCTTTCTGCCGGAGATGAGATTCCCCTGGGGGCAACCATCTCCACCGGTTTCCGTTCCGAAGCCCTCCTGCAGATCGGTGCTGCGACCCTCGAGGTCAAACAGCTTACCCGCATGCGCCTCGACGAACTCATTCAGAAGGAAGGGGTTGTCAAAACCGATCTTTTTCTTCGGGTCGGCCGGGTTAAAACCGAGGTAAAACACACCGAGGGGCTCCAGCAGGATTTCCGCCTGCGAAGTCCCGTTTCCACCGCTGCGGTTAGAGGCACGAGCTTCTCCTTCGACGGTTCAAACCTTCAAGTTTTTACCGGCCTTGTGGCCCTCACCAACACCCTCAATCAGGTCGCCCGTGTGGCAGCCGGTGAAAACTCCTCCACCGACGGCTTTAGCCTTCCTCCCGAAGGTGTCGAAGCCCTGGAGCAGATGTTCAATGTTTCCATCAACACATCGCAGATCGAAGAGCAGCTGGAAAGTCTCCTTCCCTCGTTAGATTTAACATCGACGGGAAGCGTCACGATTAATTGGACCTATAGTAGTCCTCAATAA
- a CDS encoding DEAD/DEAH box helicase: MKFEEFNLHEDVLAGIKDAGFEACMPVQEATLKETLQGKDVTVQSQTGSGKTAAFLVTIFQRWCTTKPEERRSTMIISPTRELAVQIEDEAKLLGAHMGMNIGCFYGGVGYKQQEEALKKGVDLYIGTPGRLIDFGQNRKIDFTTIGTVVIDEADRLFDMGFYPDIRRMLKMMGPREKRMTMLFSATLGTKVLNVAWEHMNMPVEVSIEPEHITVREITQELYHVEGEKKFSLMLGLLKKYDPPNAIIFTNMKVTAVEVAKRLSRNGYAAKFLMGDLPQKKRLSTIDRVKHGEIRFLVATDVAARGLHVDDLAMVINYDIPEDPESYVHRIGRTARAGKSGRAITLACERYVYGLEPIEQLLEQKIPVEWADDALFLEDKSAGIDFRSEYRRASSSGTRSKGRAVPQGTKGRRKDSGGRDTHRGQASATPRRSAASPQRSNETGRRSNQTKKHSGPKSRSNNRKPATAGRPSSAPSERKERKPQYKNPDRKATVEKRLELYRQKYGEDFKVVSSTSNSKEVGKKKQKKSIISRIKRKLFKK, from the coding sequence ATGAAATTCGAAGAGTTTAACTTACACGAAGATGTCCTTGCGGGCATCAAAGACGCGGGCTTTGAAGCATGTATGCCCGTACAGGAAGCAACCCTGAAAGAGACGCTTCAGGGAAAAGACGTTACGGTCCAGTCGCAAACAGGATCGGGAAAAACCGCAGCCTTTCTCGTTACCATTTTTCAGCGGTGGTGTACCACAAAACCGGAAGAACGGCGGAGTACGATGATCATCTCCCCCACTAGGGAACTTGCCGTCCAGATTGAGGATGAGGCCAAACTTCTCGGAGCCCATATGGGTATGAATATCGGCTGTTTTTACGGCGGTGTCGGTTATAAACAACAGGAAGAGGCCCTGAAAAAGGGGGTCGATCTTTATATCGGAACCCCCGGACGGCTTATCGATTTCGGACAAAACAGGAAGATTGATTTTACCACCATCGGAACCGTCGTGATCGACGAAGCCGATCGGCTGTTTGATATGGGATTCTACCCCGATATTCGCCGTATGCTGAAGATGATGGGCCCCCGGGAGAAGAGAATGACCATGCTTTTCAGTGCCACTCTCGGGACCAAGGTGCTTAATGTCGCTTGGGAACATATGAATATGCCGGTAGAAGTTTCCATCGAACCCGAGCATATTACGGTTCGGGAGATCACCCAGGAACTCTACCATGTGGAAGGGGAGAAGAAATTTTCTCTTATGTTGGGGCTGCTGAAGAAGTATGACCCGCCCAACGCCATCATTTTTACCAACATGAAGGTGACTGCCGTTGAGGTGGCAAAGCGTCTCTCGCGAAATGGTTATGCCGCCAAATTCCTCATGGGCGATCTGCCGCAAAAAAAACGACTTTCCACCATAGACCGCGTCAAGCATGGTGAAATTCGCTTTCTGGTGGCAACGGACGTTGCAGCAAGAGGCTTGCATGTGGACGACCTTGCAATGGTGATCAACTACGATATCCCCGAAGACCCCGAAAGCTATGTACATAGAATCGGAAGGACCGCACGGGCGGGAAAAAGCGGCAGGGCCATAACCCTGGCGTGCGAACGCTACGTCTACGGTCTTGAGCCCATAGAACAGTTGCTCGAACAGAAGATTCCCGTCGAATGGGCCGACGATGCGCTCTTTCTCGAGGACAAAAGTGCAGGGATTGATTTCCGATCCGAATACAGACGAGCATCTTCTTCAGGGACAAGGAGCAAGGGACGCGCTGTTCCGCAGGGCACCAAGGGAAGGAGAAAGGATTCAGGAGGTCGCGATACTCATCGAGGCCAGGCCTCCGCTACTCCCCGCCGAAGTGCTGCCTCTCCCCAACGCAGTAACGAGACCGGACGGCGAAGCAATCAGACAAAGAAACATAGTGGGCCAAAAAGCAGATCGAACAACCGAAAACCGGCCACGGCAGGCCGTCCCTCATCAGCCCCGTCGGAGAGAAAAGAGAGAAAGCCGCAGTACAAGAACCCGGACAGAAAGGCCACGGTCGAAAAGCGGTTGGAACTGTACCGCCAGAAGTACGGAGAGGATTTCAAGGTAGTTTCTTCAACGTCGAACAGCAAAGAGGTTGGTAAAAAGAAGCAAAAAAAGAGCATCATCTCCCGCATTAAGCGGAAGCTCTTCAAAAAATAG
- a CDS encoding CHASE2 domain-containing protein, with the protein MRKNSVFRLYYLIPLIVAALVTSVMLLPQMQNGDRRIFDLFMHIKPAVKEDNSILLLDIDDLAIAQVGTWPWSRSVVADGLILLSEFDAEAAVFDIEYVDKSPLGIDSRYLEQKIPALFQENFSVLGENVTAFFTALVNGDIPLNGAESYISDLKGINQQVMKLLLDAVRSVSRDNDAYLGEALNFFGNGWITVNMLPNEVELAKVSDDLKSYVKEHVSLKNVRVEGTYAPSLQGPSVQPAIMKLLSKAAGAGFPNVVVDNDGVRRRIDLLAEYDGKYFGQLAFVPLLKRLGNPQIIAKPGSITLKGEKKSVTIPFDGKGRMLINWPPKIFDDSFRHLSYNNLVVHGRLEEQIVANLKIMEEAGYLDFYKGQAPPMDLYRYAEQLKEDLLAEAGKEGIQDRSKVDEYREVRKQFFEECTALIAGDTERAIIGEIDRLLSSGQLNEEQKKEYEAIKVEVTDSFAAIATDISKLSEIRERLSHELSGAFVIIGHTGISTTDIGVNPFAKEYMNVGTHAAVVNTILQEDFLRELPLSAGVAIALLFTLLLSLIIRRLSPLPSILVGIAFILGTFGAGLILFLSLGWYLPLLTPLLMISITFLSISLIKFLKTEGEKSFLRTAFGHYLSNEVINQLIAEPERLNLGGEKKRLTAMFTDIRGFSTISEQLDPTELVTLLNNYLTGMSNIILEQFGTIDKYEGDAIIAFFGAPVDYQDHAWRACHSAIRMKRVEKELNKRFLDEKMAPGPLMTRIGINTGEMVVGNMGTLQKMDYTIMGNAVNLAARLEGVNKRYGTWILISEETRKGFTEEFVVRKLDRVRVVGINTPVRLYELVEETSHIDDNIGEGLELFDRGMNLFEAWNWEEAKNMFSRVLKMIPGDGPSLFFIDRAEKFMKTPPPKEWDGVFNLTLK; encoded by the coding sequence ATGCGAAAGAATAGCGTCTTTCGACTTTACTATCTTATTCCGCTTATCGTTGCCGCCCTGGTAACATCTGTGATGTTACTGCCGCAGATGCAGAACGGCGACAGGCGCATTTTCGATCTTTTTATGCATATCAAACCGGCTGTGAAAGAGGATAATTCGATTTTGCTCCTCGATATCGATGATCTCGCCATTGCCCAGGTGGGAACCTGGCCATGGAGCAGAAGCGTGGTAGCGGACGGGCTGATCCTTCTCAGCGAATTCGATGCCGAAGCGGCGGTTTTCGATATCGAGTATGTAGACAAAAGCCCCCTGGGAATCGACTCCCGCTATCTCGAGCAGAAAATTCCCGCCCTGTTTCAAGAAAACTTCTCGGTTCTCGGAGAAAACGTCACTGCCTTTTTTACGGCCCTGGTCAACGGCGATATTCCCCTCAACGGGGCTGAAAGCTATATTTCCGATCTGAAGGGCATCAACCAACAGGTAATGAAACTGCTGCTGGATGCGGTTCGTTCCGTTTCCCGGGACAACGACGCATACCTCGGCGAGGCTCTCAACTTTTTCGGGAACGGCTGGATAACGGTAAATATGCTGCCCAACGAGGTTGAGCTGGCAAAGGTCAGCGATGACCTGAAAAGCTATGTGAAAGAGCATGTGAGCCTGAAAAACGTCCGTGTAGAAGGAACCTATGCCCCCTCTTTGCAGGGCCCTTCAGTCCAGCCGGCGATTATGAAACTTCTATCGAAGGCGGCAGGGGCCGGTTTTCCCAATGTTGTGGTTGACAACGATGGTGTACGGCGGAGAATCGATCTCTTGGCGGAATATGATGGAAAGTATTTCGGTCAGCTCGCCTTTGTCCCCCTGCTGAAGCGGCTTGGGAATCCGCAGATCATCGCGAAGCCGGGAAGCATCACCCTCAAGGGGGAGAAAAAAAGTGTCACGATCCCCTTTGATGGCAAGGGAAGGATGCTTATCAATTGGCCGCCGAAAATTTTCGACGACAGTTTTCGACATCTCTCCTATAACAACCTGGTGGTACACGGCCGTCTGGAAGAGCAGATCGTTGCGAATCTGAAGATTATGGAAGAGGCAGGATATCTCGATTTTTACAAGGGCCAGGCGCCCCCCATGGATCTTTATCGCTATGCGGAACAGCTGAAGGAAGATCTGCTCGCCGAAGCGGGCAAGGAGGGTATACAAGATCGCTCAAAGGTCGACGAATATCGAGAAGTTCGCAAGCAGTTCTTTGAGGAATGTACGGCCCTCATAGCCGGAGACACAGAGCGTGCCATCATAGGTGAAATCGATCGACTCCTTTCCTCCGGCCAGCTGAACGAAGAGCAGAAGAAGGAATACGAGGCGATCAAGGTGGAAGTTACGGACTCCTTTGCCGCAATAGCGACCGATATTTCAAAGCTATCGGAGATACGGGAGAGGCTTTCGCACGAGCTCTCAGGGGCCTTCGTCATCATCGGTCACACCGGAATATCGACCACCGATATCGGCGTAAACCCCTTTGCGAAGGAGTATATGAACGTCGGAACCCACGCGGCCGTCGTCAATACGATTTTGCAGGAGGACTTTCTCCGGGAACTGCCGCTTTCGGCAGGAGTGGCCATAGCACTGCTTTTCACCCTGCTGCTTTCCCTTATCATCAGACGTCTCTCGCCGCTGCCTTCCATTCTCGTGGGGATCGCCTTCATACTTGGAACCTTCGGTGCGGGGCTCATCCTCTTTCTTAGCCTCGGTTGGTATCTTCCGCTCCTAACACCCTTGTTGATGATTTCCATCACCTTCCTCTCGATTTCCCTCATCAAGTTTTTAAAAACCGAGGGCGAGAAGAGCTTTTTGCGAACAGCCTTCGGCCATTATCTGTCGAACGAAGTAATCAATCAGCTGATTGCCGAACCGGAACGGCTCAACCTCGGGGGAGAAAAGAAACGACTCACAGCCATGTTCACCGATATCAGAGGATTTTCCACGATCAGCGAACAGCTTGATCCGACCGAACTGGTAACCCTGCTCAACAATTATCTGACCGGTATGAGCAATATTATTTTGGAGCAGTTCGGAACCATTGACAAATACGAAGGAGACGCCATCATTGCCTTTTTCGGAGCGCCTGTCGATTATCAGGACCATGCGTGGAGGGCCTGTCACTCGGCGATACGGATGAAGCGGGTGGAAAAGGAGTTGAATAAACGTTTTCTTGATGAGAAGATGGCCCCCGGTCCCCTTATGACGAGGATCGGCATCAACACCGGAGAGATGGTTGTGGGTAATATGGGGACCCTCCAGAAAATGGACTACACCATCATGGGAAATGCCGTAAACCTTGCCGCGAGACTCGAAGGGGTAAACAAAAGATACGGTACATGGATCCTTATCAGCGAAGAAACAAGAAAGGGATTCACAGAGGAATTTGTCGTTCGTAAACTCGACAGGGTGCGGGTAGTCGGAATAAACACCCCGGTACGTCTCTACGAATTGGTTGAAGAAACAAGCCATATCGACGACAACATAGGGGAAGGGCTTGAACTATTCGACAGGGGGATGAACCTTTTCGAGGCCTGGAACTGGGAAGAGGCTAAAAATATGTTTTCCCGGGTTTTGAAGATGATTCCAGGCGACGGTCCCTCCCTCTTTTTTATCGATCGTGCGGAGAAATTCATGAAGACGCCACCGCCGAAGGAGTGGGACGGGGTCTTTAATCTTACCCTGAAATAA
- a CDS encoding diacylglycerol/lipid kinase family protein gives MRYKVILNPVAGKGRALTLEPEVEKALKRLGVDFSVSLTVGVMDAAYLAECAYEEGFDAVIAAGGDGTCNEVINGLMRIVDRGETPPAFGVLPVGRGNDFSYGAGVPADFHEACTMIATLPPRPLDVGCIEGGFYPEGRYFGNGIGIGFDTMVGLEAAKLKHVHGFAAYVIGAVKTFLRFPPPPKIRLLFNDQEIQTRANQISILNGKRMGGTFFMAPDGMSDDGLLDLCMTSKALTRLEMAGLIIRYIKGTQAGHRAIMTERSAAFSITAQEGGLVCHADGETICTDGRHLDITLFPGALSIFAPPSFLGEHR, from the coding sequence ATGCGCTACAAGGTCATACTGAATCCGGTTGCAGGCAAGGGCCGGGCCCTTACTCTTGAGCCGGAAGTGGAAAAGGCCTTGAAGCGGCTTGGGGTTGACTTTTCTGTCTCCCTGACAGTGGGAGTTATGGACGCGGCATATCTTGCCGAATGCGCCTATGAGGAAGGCTTCGATGCCGTGATAGCGGCGGGAGGCGATGGAACCTGTAACGAGGTGATAAACGGCCTGATGAGAATCGTCGACCGAGGGGAAACGCCTCCGGCATTCGGGGTCCTCCCTGTCGGACGGGGAAACGATTTTTCCTATGGTGCCGGCGTACCCGCCGATTTTCACGAGGCCTGTACAATGATTGCGACGCTTCCCCCCCGCCCCCTGGATGTGGGATGCATAGAAGGCGGGTTCTATCCCGAGGGACGCTACTTTGGAAACGGTATCGGGATTGGGTTCGACACCATGGTCGGACTGGAAGCGGCCAAGCTAAAGCATGTCCACGGATTTGCCGCGTATGTAATCGGCGCCGTAAAGACCTTTCTTCGCTTTCCCCCTCCTCCGAAGATTCGCCTCCTTTTTAACGATCAAGAAATCCAAACGCGGGCGAACCAGATAAGTATTCTCAATGGGAAACGAATGGGCGGGACCTTTTTTATGGCGCCGGACGGTATGAGCGACGATGGGCTTCTGGATCTTTGCATGACCAGCAAGGCGCTGACACGACTTGAGATGGCAGGTTTGATTATCAGATACATTAAGGGGACGCAAGCCGGCCACAGGGCGATCATGACCGAACGTTCAGCGGCATTTTCCATCACGGCACAGGAGGGTGGACTTGTATGTCATGCCGACGGCGAAACAATCTGCACCGACGGCCGTCATTTGGACATTACGCTCTTTCCCGGTGCCCTTTCCATCTTTGCCCCCCCTTCCTTCTTAGGAGAGCATCGGTGA
- a CDS encoding lysophospholipid acyltransferase family protein: MIRTVIYLLSLTLILILSAIFVVFPALLLRLFGMHRASTAWLSSIGSFIHRLVIFATGARVTVKGMENFPALRQRGSLCLVANHQSYFDIPLVVGFLPGITGFIAKKEVFSVPFINLWMLALGCIKLDRSSPRSSVRAIEKGIDSIKKGKAVMIFPEGTRSKSEKVGPFKAGSLKLATRSGAIIVPLTIEGTADMFEAKGWITPSRVTITINPSIDTKSLSQEERRGLAERLRRTIIDEGTTLV, translated from the coding sequence ATGATTCGGACCGTTATATATTTGCTCTCTCTGACGCTCATTTTGATACTCAGTGCCATTTTTGTGGTATTTCCGGCCCTGCTGCTTCGGCTTTTTGGCATGCATCGGGCATCGACTGCTTGGCTTTCTTCGATAGGTTCCTTTATTCACAGGCTTGTGATTTTCGCCACAGGTGCAAGGGTAACGGTCAAAGGGATGGAGAATTTTCCTGCACTCCGGCAGAGAGGCAGCCTGTGCCTTGTTGCAAACCACCAGAGTTATTTCGACATTCCCCTGGTCGTAGGGTTTCTTCCCGGCATCACCGGTTTCATCGCAAAAAAAGAGGTCTTCAGCGTCCCTTTCATCAATCTCTGGATGCTTGCCCTCGGTTGTATAAAGCTCGATCGTTCCAGCCCCCGCTCCTCGGTCAGAGCAATCGAGAAGGGCATCGACTCCATAAAAAAGGGCAAAGCGGTCATGATCTTTCCCGAAGGCACCCGCAGCAAGAGCGAAAAGGTCGGCCCCTTCAAGGCCGGGAGCCTCAAGCTGGCAACCAGGTCGGGTGCCATTATTGTTCCCCTCACCATCGAAGGAACCGCCGATATGTTCGAGGCTAAGGGGTGGATCACCCCCTCACGAGTAACCATCACCATTAACCCTTCAATTGATACGAAGAGCCTTTCACAGGAGGAGCGCCGGGGGCTGGCTGAGCGGCTGAGACGTACCATTATCGATGAAGGAACAACGCTTGTCTGA
- a CDS encoding uracil-DNA glycosylase family protein, producing MKQESKALQEAAKLLSRRVDSMAFNRPPGAVIYNPLDYAWEPFAAYTDRYGGGKKRTLFLGMNPGPWGMAQTGVPFGEVETVKNWLGIDGRIKKPREEHPKRPIEGFDCRRSEVSGLRLWSLMKERFHDPDDFFRDHLIVNYCPLIFLEPSGRNKTPDKLPKEERNRLQEACDIHLKQVIEITGAEYLIGIGKYAEKAFMRVAGAMGKTIASILHPSPANPAANRGWGEQASKHLEALGVWVCE from the coding sequence GTGAAACAGGAAAGTAAGGCATTACAGGAGGCGGCTAAACTGCTTAGCCGTCGGGTGGACAGTATGGCATTCAATCGTCCCCCAGGGGCGGTGATCTACAACCCCCTCGACTATGCATGGGAGCCCTTTGCCGCCTATACCGACCGGTACGGAGGCGGAAAAAAAAGGACACTCTTTCTCGGAATGAATCCGGGTCCGTGGGGAATGGCTCAGACCGGAGTACCCTTTGGAGAGGTTGAAACCGTTAAGAACTGGCTCGGCATCGACGGAAGGATAAAGAAACCGAGGGAGGAACATCCCAAACGGCCGATTGAGGGATTCGACTGCAGGCGAAGTGAGGTGAGCGGCCTTAGGCTCTGGAGTCTTATGAAAGAGCGATTTCACGATCCCGACGACTTCTTTCGGGATCATCTTATTGTAAACTACTGCCCGCTTATCTTTTTGGAGCCCTCAGGAAGAAACAAGACCCCGGACAAGCTGCCGAAAGAGGAACGGAATCGGCTGCAGGAGGCGTGCGATATCCACTTGAAGCAGGTTATCGAGATTACCGGTGCCGAATATCTGATCGGCATCGGTAAATACGCGGAAAAGGCTTTCATGCGAGTAGCAGGTGCGATGGGTAAAACGATAGCCTCGATCCTTCATCCAAGCCCGGCGAATCCAGCGGCAAATCGAGGATGGGGCGAGCAGGCTAGCAAACACTTGGAGGCCCTGGGGGTCTGGGTCTGTGAATAA
- a CDS encoding lysophospholipid acyltransferase family protein translates to MTKAARIVDPVLKMILRGLCRIDASQLDTVPLAGPLIIMVNHINFLEVPLMHLYTSPRPALGLVKKETWDTPFLGFLARIWKAIPIDRSGVDLSALKQAGEHLKNRGIIMLAPEGTRSSDGVLQEAHAGVISLAVRYKSPILPVAHFGGEAFWDNWKHLRRTDVTFKVGVPIKVDFHGQTVTGSKRKAALTELMASLAMMMPEHYHGYYAEAVTQCRRDGFHWLREVPANE, encoded by the coding sequence GTGACAAAAGCGGCTCGAATTGTAGACCCGGTTCTTAAGATGATTCTCCGAGGATTATGCAGGATCGATGCAAGCCAGTTGGATACGGTACCCTTGGCCGGTCCCCTTATCATCATGGTAAACCATATCAATTTTCTCGAAGTTCCGCTCATGCATCTCTACACCTCTCCCCGCCCGGCCCTTGGGCTCGTCAAAAAAGAGACCTGGGATACTCCTTTTTTAGGTTTTCTTGCGCGAATCTGGAAGGCAATTCCAATCGATCGATCTGGAGTTGACCTTTCGGCACTGAAACAGGCAGGGGAGCATCTTAAAAACAGGGGAATCATCATGCTCGCCCCGGAGGGAACCAGGAGCAGCGACGGAGTGCTTCAGGAGGCTCATGCGGGAGTTATCTCTCTGGCGGTCCGGTACAAAAGTCCGATTCTTCCGGTGGCCCATTTTGGAGGCGAAGCCTTTTGGGATAACTGGAAACATCTTCGAAGAACGGATGTGACCTTCAAGGTCGGTGTACCGATCAAGGTCGATTTTCACGGACAGACCGTGACGGGAAGCAAACGGAAGGCAGCACTTACCGAACTCATGGCAAGCCTCGCTATGATGATGCCGGAGCACTACCACGGCTATTACGCCGAAGCGGTTACGCAATGCCGCCGTGACGGCTTTCATTGGCTCAGGGAGGTTCCCGCCAATGAGTGA
- a CDS encoding HAD family hydrolase codes for MSEWQKEAAIFDVDHTLLRGSTGAAFLLEAFKAGIIPLSLVFRVPIEIVKYRFGIFSFQDIGKKMLPIRGMAIEKLEHIAQGRYRQLIQARLFSQALQRIEEERNKGRIIILASSSLDMLIAPIVEATKADHFVATRLQADESGLCTGDFIEGPAFGKGKLHKVDRLLRELEIPVGICSFYSDSMYDLPLLDKVKEPQVVNPDRALRRVARKRSWRIHRFRV; via the coding sequence ATGAGTGAGTGGCAAAAGGAAGCGGCCATCTTTGATGTCGATCATACCCTTCTTCGCGGCTCCACCGGTGCCGCATTCCTTCTTGAGGCATTCAAGGCAGGAATTATTCCCCTTTCGCTTGTATTTCGGGTCCCAATTGAAATAGTGAAATATCGTTTCGGGATCTTTTCCTTTCAGGATATTGGGAAAAAAATGCTTCCGATTCGCGGTATGGCTATCGAGAAACTTGAACATATAGCGCAGGGACGCTATCGGCAGCTCATACAGGCCCGGCTCTTCTCACAGGCACTTCAAAGGATCGAGGAAGAACGCAATAAGGGGAGGATTATTATCCTTGCATCCAGCAGCCTCGACATGCTGATTGCTCCCATCGTCGAGGCGACGAAGGCCGATCATTTCGTGGCGACAAGACTCCAGGCCGATGAATCCGGTCTCTGCACCGGTGATTTTATCGAAGGACCAGCCTTCGGCAAGGGGAAACTTCACAAGGTGGACCGGTTGCTCCGGGAACTTGAGATACCGGTCGGCATTTGCTCCTTCTACAGCGACAGCATGTACGATCTCCCTTTACTGGACAAGGTAAAGGAACCCCAGGTCGTCAATCCGGACAGGGCCCTCAGAAGGGTCGCCCGAAAGCGGTCCTGGCGAATCCACCGGTTTCGGGTATAA